CTTGATGACACAGTATTTCGGAATGGTTCGTTGCATCGACGACAACGTTGGGAAGTTATTGGCTCTGTTGGAAGAGCTGAGTTTGACCGAGCGAACCGTGGTGGTCTTCACTTCGGATCACGGGGACCTCTGTTACGAACACGGCCGATTGAACAAAGGCAATCCTTACGAAGGCAGTGCAAAGGTTCCCATGATCCTCGCCGCGCCGGGCTTCGTTCCGGCGGGGTTGCGAATCGATCAAGCGATGGGCACCGTTGATTTCGCACCCACCCTGCTGTCATTGCTGGAGAAAGAAGTCCCGGATGGAACTCAGGGACGCAACCTTTCGGAATGGTTTCGAAAGCAGGAGTCGGGTGATGAGGAGCCCCAAGGCAACAGTGTCACGTTTTTGCGAGCCGCCTCGAGCAAGGCGGCTTGGGTCGCTGCGGTGACGGATCGCTACAAGCTGATTGTGTCGGCAGGCGATCGGCCCTGGTTGTTTGATTTGAAGGAGGACCCGCACGAAATCACCAATCACATCGGCAAACCGGAAAACCAAGCGATCGCCGCGAGGCTGGCGCAGTCCATGTTGCGGTACGGCGACCTCATGAAAGACCCTCAACTGACCGAGGGGAAACTGCGGGACGATTTGCTGAATTTGCAAATTCGTCCATGACAACGGTCCGGTCGGTGTGATCAACACGACAATTTGCATTCAAGCGGCCAAAGTGCCATGATCTTTCCAAGGGTGTTTCCACCCTCCCCCTTTTTAGCTTTCGTAAAGGCAAACGAATGAAGCGAGCTTTGTTGGTCATCGATGTCCAGCGTGAATACTTCGATGGTGCATTTCCAATTCGACATCCCGTTGGGCACTTGGAATCAATCCTGGAAGTCATGGATCAGGCCCGTGACGCCAAGGTTCCCACGGCGGTGATCCGGCACCACCAACCCGATCCAGAGTCGCCTGTGTTTTGCAAAGGCAGCGAGATGTGGCAGCTGCATCCCGAGGTGGAATCGCGGCACCGAGACGCGTTGATCGACAAGGCTTTGCCAGGGTCGTTTACCAACACGGACCTCGAGGATTTTTTAAAATCCAACGAGATCGACACGGTCAGTATCGCGGGTTACATGACTCAGGTTTGTTGCGACACGACGGCCCGACAAGCCTTTCATCGTGGGTACCAGGTTGAATTTCTAAGTGACGCAACCGGGACGTTGGATGTGTCCAACAAAGCCGGGTCTGTGACCGCGGAACAACTGCATGAATCGATCTTGGTCGCGCAGCAGATGTTCATTAGCGATGTGATCGATCGGAAAGAATGGTCGTCACGTTTGTAGGTCTCCTCCCCTTTTGAGATGAAGTCATGAGAACAACGCACTCCGCGAAAATAGTGGACGTGACCGCGATCGGCATCGCGTCGATGGTGGGTTTGGTGTTGTTGGCCGGCGTCGTCCCTCGGATGCGACAAAGCGCGAGGCGGACAACGTGCGAGATGAATCTCAAGCAGTTGGGGTTGGCATTGCACAACTACCATTCTGCGTACCGGATGATGCCGATGGGATGCGGCGGGACCTCGTCCGGAAGTCTGGAACAGCCACTTTTGGGCAACGCGAATCGGCTGAGTCCGCTGGTGGGTTTGACGCCCTTCATGGAACAGCAAGCACTGTGGGAAAAGATTGCCAACCCATTGCGAGTGAACGGGGAAAGCTTCCCGGCGATGGGACCGGCTCCTTGGTTTGATCCAGACAAATACACACCTTGGCGTCAGCGGCCCGAGGGGATGGTCTGTCCCGCCGATCCAACGGCGAAAGACTTTCCGACGGCGGCGAGTTACACGATCAACTATGGCGACGCGGTCATGAACGTGGGGGCCTCACCGCTCGAAGACATGCCGCCCTATGACCGAACGCCGGGTGCTCTAAGAGGAATGTTCGGCTATCAAATGGTGTTTCGTTTTCGCGATGTATTGGACGGTTTGTCCAACACGTTGTTGATGAGCGAAGCTCGGATTGGCGGCGTCCGGGTTGCCAAGAACGTTTCCGGATTGATCGAACGACCGGCGGTTTGCATCGAAGCTCATGAGGACGATTCAACCAAGTTCTGGCCGGAGGGACGAGGTGCGTGTTGGGCCGATGGATCGCTGTTGTCGATGGGAGTGCAAACGATCTTGCCGCCAAATTCACCCTCCGCAACGTCCAAGAAGGGCGAACTCGAAGGCGTGATGTCAGCGTCCAGCCTGCACGGTGAAGGCGCCCATGTGTTGATGGCAGATGGAGCCGTTCGATTCGCGAGCAACTCGATTGATGCGGGTGATCAGGAGTCTCCGACGGTTGCCGAAGGGCACTTGGACGGCGGGAAAACGCTTCCCCCTGGCAGTCCCAGTCCGTTTGGAGTTTGGGGAGCGATGGGGACACGTGCCTCGCAAGAAGTTTTCGATCGGAGCGTCCTGTCCGACCCGGTGCACTCCTTTTCAAAAGCAGAATTGGCTGAATTTGCCAAATTCGAACTGGAGACTTGGCATGCAGCCAAAGGCACCGGAAAAATCAAAGCCCGGCAGGTTGATCTGTCTGACAAGGGAATCTTGGTTCTCTTGTCGGAGCAAGGCGACATTCGTCGGTTGGGACTGTCTAAATTCAGCAGCCAGGATGCCTACCGAGCGGTGACCACTCACCGGCAACGCATGCGAGAAAAAGCAAAGCTGATGGTCGAGCATTTGTCGAAGCAGCTCGATTTGTTGGAAGACAAGCAGTTCGAAACCTTTGTCCGCGAGTGGGTTGTTCTTCAGGATGCAGAGCAACCGAACGATCCCGCGACGATCCAAGCGATCGTGAAAGCAAGACGTGGCGAGCTGATCACTCGCTATGACCAAATGCTGGAAGTGCTCGTCACAATGAACCCGGTCGCTCTCAGTCAGATGCAAGATGCTTTGGCGAGGGGGAATGGACCGGTTCGTAAATTTGCCATGGAGTTTTTGGATGGCCGCTGGAAGCTGATCCTCGACGTCCACGTGAGTCAACGCGGTGTTCCCCAGCCGATTCAGTTCATGCGTGCGGTGATGCCTGCCAACGATCCTTTTGGTGCTCGGTAGGTGCCCTCGAACCAGTGAGCCGAAACCATGGTGTCTCGTTGAGTACCCTGCCATTCGCGCACGGATGCAGTCGCCTTTTCCTTGGGAGTTCTCCGATGAAGTCAAAGCTTTCGTTCATCGACCTGGTCATCGTCGGTGTGATGGCGTCAGTCGGATTCAGTTTGCTGTTGCCCGCGATTTTGCGTCAGCGTGCCGCGGCTCGTAACGCCCTGTGCGCCAGCAACCTGAAGGCGTTGGGATTGGCGATGCATAACTATCACGCGGCCTTCAATCAATTGCCGCCGGGATTGGGGGGAACGGTTGGCGGGGAAGACGACACTTGCAATCAAGGTCGACTCGGTCCGATCGTGGGTTTCACTCCCTTCCTGGAACAGCAGGCATTGTGGGAGAAAATCGCCAATCCGTACGTGTCCCCCAAAACCGGAAAACGGTTCCCGCCGATGGGACCAGCGCCTTGGTTTGATGCGGCGGAATACGATCCTTGGGCGTCTGCGTTTTCGACTTTGCGTTGTCCTGATGACATGGAAACGCAACCGGAAACGCCGAAACAAGAACCGATCGTGGTCACGACTTTAGCCATGCCCGATCTTCCACCGGGGGCAATCGACTCAACGACCTTGTGCAACTACGTGATGTGCTACGGCGATGGAACCTATTTGATGGGCGAGATGATTGACATCAATGATGTGGAGGCAGTGAATCGGGTGCGGGCTGGGATGCGGGGTGCATTTTGTGGAAACCAGCGAATGCGATTTCGAGACATGTTGGACGGGTTGTCCAATACGATCGGGATGTCCGAAACGATTTCGCCCGGAATCAATGACGCGAAAGAATCTCACATCGCCCAGGGCATCAAGGGTTTGAGTTTGAATCCATCGCTGTGTTTGAAGACACGCGATGGTGACCATGCGGATTGGTGGGACGTTCGCCGGGGATCTCGATGGGCGGATGGGACGCTGGCGATCAGCGGTTTCCAAACCGTGTTGCCACCCAATTCACCGACCTGTTTGTCAGATTTGGGAATGGAGGATCCAATTGCCTCCGCATCGAGTCGGCATCCTGGCGGCGTTCACGCGTTGATGCTGGACGGACGGGTTGTATTCATTGGCGACAGTATCGATTGCGGTGATCCTTCGCAGCCGGGAGTTTCCGTCGGTGAAGACTACGCGCGTCCGGGGTCGCCGAGTCCGTATGGGGTGTGGGGCGCGTTGGGAACGCGAGCTTCCAAAGAAGTGTTGCCGAACCCGAATCCAGATTTGAAGCCTGTTGAAACGGGGCCCGTTGGCAATCGAAACGGTCAAGCCCAAGGGAACGATCCTGAACGCCGATGGGCGACGTGGACCGATCGCGATGGCAAGCATCGCTTGAAGGCAAGGGTCAACCGGATCATCGATCGTGAAACGGTTGAACTGGAGGACAGTCGAGGCATCCTGCACCGCGTGCCTCTGAACACGTTGTCAGACAGCAGCATTGTGATGGCGGTGACGATGTATGAGATGGGGTTGGAATTGAAAGCTGCGGCCAAGCCGGAGTGATCGAAGGCAATCAGAACTTCAACGATTCACGTGGCTGCATTGGATTGGCCGCGTCGAATTGCTCGATCAGTTTCTTGGAGTCGTCGTCGATCGATTCCGGCAATTGAATTTGCAGTTCGACCATCAAGTCTCCGTCTGTGCCCTTGGGGTTGCGAACGCCTTGCCCCTTGAGCCGCAAACGTTTGCCACTGGAACTGCCAGCGGGAATCGAGAGTGCGATCGTCCCTGCGGGAGTCGGCACGTCGACCTTGGCACCCAAGGCGGCTTCGGCCAGTGTGATCGGCAGCTTGAGTTCCAAGTTGTTGCCGTTGCGTTTGTAAAACGGGTGGTTGTCGACTTGAATGATCAGGATCAGGTCGCCTGCGCCACCGGATCCGGGTTGCCCTTGCTCTCGCAAACGGATCTTGCTGCCTGAACTGACTCCGGGCGGAATCGTCACCGACAGTTTTTCTTGTTTGCCTCCACGAGCGAGGTAGAACTCGACTTTGTCGCCCAGCACCGCGGTGCGGAACGTGACGGACAACTCGTGCCGAATGTTTTGGCCTCGTTGCGGGGGCGCGGATCGCTGGCCGCCACCGAACGGTGACCCTTGGCCTCCGCGAGCTCCACCCGCATGCGCCCCACCACCGAGAATTTGTTCAAAGAAGTCGTTGAATCCGTTTTCGAATCCAGCTCCTCCTCTTCCACCACCGCCGCCGCCACGGCCAGCTGCGCCGAAAATCTGTTCCAGATCCAATCCGTCGAAGGATGGGTCTGCTCCTCCGCCGCCGCCACCACCGGCATTCGGATTCCATCCACCGCGAATTTTTTCGAAGTCGGAACCGTAGCGGTCGTACGCCGCACGCTTTTCCTCGTCGCCGAGAACTTCGTAAGCTTCCTGAACACGCTTGAATTTTTCTTGCGCGTCGGGGTTATCGAGATTCATGTCCGGATGGTACTTCCGGGCCAATTTGCGATAGGCTTTGGTCAGTTCAGCCTTCTCGGCGTCGCGAGAAACTCCCAGCGTTTGATACAGATCTTCAGCCACAGTGTGTCAATGATTTGGAAGGCAATGGTGTCATTTTGACAGGAACAGTCGTTTGAGGATTCACCATAGCAAACACCGAACCACAGACCGATGGGGGAAGGTTTGGAAGTTGGTTTGTCCCCTTTTGGCACTGTTTTCGTGCGGTTTCGTCACAAATGC
Above is a window of Rhodopirellula islandica DNA encoding:
- a CDS encoding DUF1559 domain-containing protein; translation: MRTTHSAKIVDVTAIGIASMVGLVLLAGVVPRMRQSARRTTCEMNLKQLGLALHNYHSAYRMMPMGCGGTSSGSLEQPLLGNANRLSPLVGLTPFMEQQALWEKIANPLRVNGESFPAMGPAPWFDPDKYTPWRQRPEGMVCPADPTAKDFPTAASYTINYGDAVMNVGASPLEDMPPYDRTPGALRGMFGYQMVFRFRDVLDGLSNTLLMSEARIGGVRVAKNVSGLIERPAVCIEAHEDDSTKFWPEGRGACWADGSLLSMGVQTILPPNSPSATSKKGELEGVMSASSLHGEGAHVLMADGAVRFASNSIDAGDQESPTVAEGHLDGGKTLPPGSPSPFGVWGAMGTRASQEVFDRSVLSDPVHSFSKAELAEFAKFELETWHAAKGTGKIKARQVDLSDKGILVLLSEQGDIRRLGLSKFSSQDAYRAVTTHRQRMREKAKLMVEHLSKQLDLLEDKQFETFVREWVVLQDAEQPNDPATIQAIVKARRGELITRYDQMLEVLVTMNPVALSQMQDALARGNGPVRKFAMEFLDGRWKLILDVHVSQRGVPQPIQFMRAVMPANDPFGAR
- a CDS encoding DUF1559 domain-containing protein, with amino-acid sequence MKSKLSFIDLVIVGVMASVGFSLLLPAILRQRAAARNALCASNLKALGLAMHNYHAAFNQLPPGLGGTVGGEDDTCNQGRLGPIVGFTPFLEQQALWEKIANPYVSPKTGKRFPPMGPAPWFDAAEYDPWASAFSTLRCPDDMETQPETPKQEPIVVTTLAMPDLPPGAIDSTTLCNYVMCYGDGTYLMGEMIDINDVEAVNRVRAGMRGAFCGNQRMRFRDMLDGLSNTIGMSETISPGINDAKESHIAQGIKGLSLNPSLCLKTRDGDHADWWDVRRGSRWADGTLAISGFQTVLPPNSPTCLSDLGMEDPIASASSRHPGGVHALMLDGRVVFIGDSIDCGDPSQPGVSVGEDYARPGSPSPYGVWGALGTRASKEVLPNPNPDLKPVETGPVGNRNGQAQGNDPERRWATWTDRDGKHRLKARVNRIIDRETVELEDSRGILHRVPLNTLSDSSIVMAVTMYEMGLELKAAAKPE
- a CDS encoding cysteine hydrolase family protein; translation: MKRALLVIDVQREYFDGAFPIRHPVGHLESILEVMDQARDAKVPTAVIRHHQPDPESPVFCKGSEMWQLHPEVESRHRDALIDKALPGSFTNTDLEDFLKSNEIDTVSIAGYMTQVCCDTTARQAFHRGYQVEFLSDATGTLDVSNKAGSVTAEQLHESILVAQQMFISDVIDRKEWSSRL
- a CDS encoding DnaJ C-terminal domain-containing protein; amino-acid sequence: MAEDLYQTLGVSRDAEKAELTKAYRKLARKYHPDMNLDNPDAQEKFKRVQEAYEVLGDEEKRAAYDRYGSDFEKIRGGWNPNAGGGGGGGADPSFDGLDLEQIFGAAGRGGGGGGRGGAGFENGFNDFFEQILGGGAHAGGARGGQGSPFGGGQRSAPPQRGQNIRHELSVTFRTAVLGDKVEFYLARGGKQEKLSVTIPPGVSSGSKIRLREQGQPGSGGAGDLILIIQVDNHPFYKRNGNNLELKLPITLAEAALGAKVDVPTPAGTIALSIPAGSSSGKRLRLKGQGVRNPKGTDGDLMVELQIQLPESIDDDSKKLIEQFDAANPMQPRESLKF